In Chryseobacterium lactis, a single genomic region encodes these proteins:
- a CDS encoding succinate dehydrogenase/fumarate reductase iron-sulfur subunit: MDLHLKIWRQKDRKGEGKLVDYDLKGLNSHMSFLEMLDTLNEKLITEGDEPVEFDHDCREGICGQCGMMINGIAHGPLKHTTTCQLHLRSFKDGETILIEPFRAEAFPVKKDLKVDRSAFDRIISSGGFVSVNTGQAPDATAIPITHQTAEEAFDSAACIGCGACVATCKNGSAALFTSAKITHMAILPQGKEERSKRVMDMVAQMDTELFGHCSNTEACEVECPQGISVLNIARMNFEYNRALFFNKK, translated from the coding sequence ATGGATTTACATCTTAAGATATGGAGACAGAAAGATAGAAAAGGCGAAGGGAAACTGGTAGATTATGATCTGAAAGGATTGAATTCCCATATGTCTTTCCTTGAAATGCTGGATACTTTAAATGAAAAACTCATCACAGAAGGCGATGAACCCGTAGAATTCGACCACGACTGCCGTGAAGGAATCTGTGGACAGTGCGGAATGATGATTAACGGTATTGCGCATGGTCCTTTAAAACATACAACAACCTGCCAGCTTCACCTGCGATCTTTCAAGGATGGTGAGACTATTTTGATAGAACCTTTCAGAGCGGAAGCTTTTCCTGTAAAAAAGGATTTAAAAGTCGATCGTTCTGCTTTTGACCGGATTATTTCATCAGGAGGATTTGTATCTGTGAATACCGGTCAGGCTCCCGATGCTACGGCAATTCCCATCACTCACCAGACTGCAGAAGAAGCTTTTGATTCTGCAGCGTGTATCGGATGCGGAGCTTGTGTTGCTACCTGTAAAAATGGAAGTGCCGCATTATTTACTTCTGCAAAAATCACTCATATGGCTATACTTCCTCAAGGTAAGGAGGAAAGAAGTAAACGGGTAATGGATATGGTGGCTCAAATGGACACTGAATTATTCGGACATTGCTCCAACACGGAAGCTTGTGAGGTAGAATGCCCGCAAGGAATTTCAGTACTGAATATTGCCAGAATGAATTTTGAATACAACAGAGCTTTGTTTTTTAACAAAAAATAA
- a CDS encoding cyclase family protein yields MKTPIIDLSKPIQYNAGDPWFMRVKIKHKPHKKSHWLIRLALNLPFRLFPKNWIGWADDTIKNMGLHATTHIDAPWHYGPVVEGKPAKTIDQIPLEWCYGNGIVIDCTHKEDFVAITVDDLKKDLDKNGITIQQGNIVLIRTDRDRLMGTPDFVEKGTGMSREATEWLIDQGVKVMGIDQWGWDLPLKYMAKKAKELNDPEYFWEGHRVGIEKEYLHIEQLTNLSALPPSGFKICVFPLKIVGGSAAPARVVAIMD; encoded by the coding sequence ATGAAAACACCAATTATCGATTTATCCAAACCCATTCAATATAATGCAGGTGATCCCTGGTTTATGAGGGTTAAAATTAAGCATAAGCCTCATAAAAAATCACATTGGCTGATCCGCTTGGCGTTGAATCTTCCTTTCAGACTTTTTCCCAAAAACTGGATAGGATGGGCAGATGACACCATTAAAAATATGGGACTGCATGCCACCACTCATATTGATGCACCATGGCATTATGGTCCTGTAGTAGAAGGAAAACCGGCGAAAACAATTGACCAGATTCCATTGGAATGGTGCTATGGAAACGGAATTGTAATCGACTGCACCCACAAAGAAGATTTTGTAGCCATTACCGTTGATGATCTGAAAAAGGATCTTGATAAAAATGGAATTACCATTCAGCAAGGAAATATTGTCCTGATCAGAACGGATCGTGACCGATTGATGGGAACGCCTGATTTTGTAGAAAAAGGAACAGGAATGAGCCGGGAAGCTACAGAATGGCTGATTGACCAAGGGGTAAAAGTAATGGGAATAGATCAATGGGGATGGGATCTTCCCTTAAAATATATGGCAAAAAAAGCCAAAGAGCTTAATGATCCGGAATATTTCTGGGAAGGTCATCGTGTAGGAATTGAAAAAGAGTATCTGCATATAGAACAGCTTACCAATCTCAGTGCCCTGCCTCCTTCAGGATTTAAGATCTGTGTATTTCCTCTAAAAATTGTGGGTGGTTCTGCAGCTCCGGCGAGAGTTGTAGCCATTATGGACTAG
- a CDS encoding nucleoid-associated protein yields the protein MFSKIIVHRVGNKINGDTLTLSQEELKLEEGMAELLEDYFLGSFKSEETFHFYSDTYLVNNPVYSAVSEIFDDKSKFIWESENIAKHLFEAAENPRVQSGELFIVLFEDESDRPNKVDKIGIFKTEKRESFLKINPAEETFDIEKDQGIGLSKIDKAALIYNNDKETGYVLSVVDNNKNGDMYYWFEDFLKVKQRDDEYFHTQEALMVYKDYITKQLPQEFEVSKADQADFLNKSINFFKEKEEFKLDDFAKEVLGDEHVIESFVNFKTDYEQDMQVNIAEEFPISEAAVKKTQRHFKSIIKLDKNFHIYIHGDRQKIETGEDDKGKYYRLYFEKEV from the coding sequence ATGTTTTCAAAAATTATAGTACACAGAGTCGGAAATAAGATCAATGGAGATACCTTAACGCTTTCCCAGGAGGAATTGAAGCTGGAGGAAGGAATGGCAGAATTGCTTGAGGATTATTTTTTAGGATCATTCAAGTCAGAAGAAACTTTTCATTTTTACAGTGACACCTATCTGGTAAATAACCCGGTTTACAGTGCTGTATCTGAAATTTTTGATGATAAGTCCAAATTTATATGGGAATCTGAAAATATTGCAAAGCACTTATTCGAAGCAGCAGAAAACCCTAGAGTTCAAAGTGGAGAGTTGTTCATCGTACTTTTTGAAGATGAAAGCGATCGCCCGAACAAAGTAGATAAAATCGGTATTTTTAAAACTGAGAAAAGAGAATCTTTCCTTAAAATAAATCCTGCCGAAGAAACATTTGATATTGAAAAAGATCAGGGAATCGGATTATCTAAAATCGATAAAGCTGCTTTAATCTACAATAATGATAAAGAAACCGGGTATGTACTTTCCGTAGTGGATAACAACAAAAACGGTGATATGTATTACTGGTTTGAAGATTTCCTGAAAGTAAAACAACGTGACGATGAATATTTCCACACGCAAGAAGCTTTAATGGTTTACAAAGACTATATCACCAAACAGCTTCCACAGGAATTTGAAGTATCCAAAGCAGACCAGGCAGATTTTTTAAATAAATCTATTAATTTCTTTAAAGAAAAGGAAGAATTCAAACTGGATGATTTTGCCAAAGAAGTGTTGGGAGATGAGCATGTGATTGAAAGCTTCGTTAATTTCAAAACCGATTATGAACAGGATATGCAGGTAAATATTGCCGAAGAATTCCCGATCAGTGAAGCGGCGGTAAAGAAAACCCAGAGACATTTTAAAAGTATCATTAAACTTGATAAAAATTTTCACATTTACATCCACGGTGACCGACAAAAAATTGAAACCGGAGAAGATGACAAAGGAAAATACTATAGATTATACTTCGAAAAAGAAGTATAG
- a CDS encoding DUF7674 family protein: protein MNYLQAVQEITDVVPDFENEVKEIKIQNSYNIIRTFTGCIKNMIRQNDRNLLFKSLQKMDKIYTNGDVMLKNAIETTFIYSLDNCTAFCSEEYKKLIFSHISPTLQTTYSRQIYSHGI from the coding sequence ATGAACTATTTACAAGCCGTACAGGAAATCACAGACGTGGTTCCCGATTTTGAAAATGAAGTGAAAGAAATTAAAATTCAAAACTCTTATAACATCATCCGGACATTTACAGGATGTATAAAAAATATGATCCGCCAGAATGACAGAAATCTGTTGTTTAAGAGTTTACAAAAAATGGACAAAATTTACACGAACGGAGATGTCATGTTAAAAAATGCAATTGAGACTACATTTATCTATTCTCTGGACAATTGTACAGCATTTTGCAGTGAAGAATACAAAAAACTGATATTTAGTCACATTTCCCCTACTCTTCAGACGACCTATTCGAGACAAATTTACAGTCATGGCATATAA
- a CDS encoding DUF7674 family protein, which yields MMKVQMQTINQKIAVEYLKFFYPRLRNEITQLSVQDNFAGIMQATVNYLKGLLQEAKINIIAHHIKLMDALYTNGNSYVRTMIENIFVRSFESFKKHAKIQHWKLLYQYMPVSFQIIYNDQQKQDQMYFGK from the coding sequence ATGATGAAAGTACAAATGCAAACTATTAATCAAAAAATAGCTGTTGAATACTTAAAATTTTTCTATCCTAGACTTCGCAATGAAATCACACAGTTATCTGTTCAGGATAATTTTGCAGGAATCATGCAGGCTACCGTTAATTATCTGAAAGGGCTGCTGCAGGAAGCAAAGATCAACATCATTGCCCATCACATTAAATTAATGGATGCACTCTATACGAATGGAAATTCTTATGTAAGAACAATGATTGAAAATATTTTTGTAAGATCTTTTGAAAGCTTTAAAAAGCATGCTAAGATCCAGCATTGGAAACTCTTGTATCAGTATATGCCTGTAAGCTTCCAGATTATTTATAACGACCAGCAAAAGCAGGATCAGATGTATTTTGGGAAATAA